In Sphingomonas sp. KC8, the sequence TCGCGTCCGATATGCGCGGCAGGCACCTCTCGGGCGGGTTCGTGGACGCCATTGTCGCGCAGATCACCGAGCCGACCTTCGCGACGACCTCCAGCAACACCATGCGGAACAACCTCCAGCGCGCCGGCTTCACCCGGGTCGGTAGCGACTGGGAGGGCAAGGACGGCATATTGTCCTTGTGGACGATCGTCCCCGGCTGAGCCGGGGTTCTTCGCGGCAAGCCAGTCACCATCCTCGTCCACCCGGTGTCACGACCGGGGTCTGAAGCGCAGCCAGGTTCCAGGTTGGTCATGCGCTGCCGGCGATCGATGCGTCGTGGGCCGGTGCCCGATTGAGTCCAGCGTCCTTCCTTCGCCTGTTCCCGACACCTGCGGCGAACGGTCCCGGCCCGCAACCCCGTCCGGTCGCCCGTGTTGCCGCTACGCGGCTGCCCGCGCCAGCTCCCTCCAGGGGTTCCCCTTCGCTTGCGCTGCGGTGCAAGCCGATCCCGCACGCCGCTCTTCGGTGTCACCGGCGGGAAGGCCGCTGGACCCAATAAGGAGCACAACCATGAACAACGTCAATCTCGCCGGCCGTGTCGCCAAGGATCCCGAGACCCGCGGCAGCGTCACAACCCTCATCGTCGCAACCGACCGCGTGAAGCTCAAGGACGGCAAAACCTATGTCGACGAGGGCACCGGTTACACCGCCAAGGAGACGGAATTCCACAAGGTCACCTGCTTCAACGGCCTCGCCCGGTCCGGCGCCTCCCGCAAGAAGGGCGACGTCGTCGCGATCAGCGGCAGCCTCCACTATTCGAGCTGGGAGGATCGCGAAGGCATCACCCGCTACGGCTGCGAGATCCGGGCCGACAAGATCGACTTCTTCTGACTAGCACGGGCGGCGCTCCGGCGCCGCCCATCCACCTTTTCGTCAGGAAGCGGGCTCGTCCAGCATCTGCACCGCGGGCGCATAGACCCAGCCTTCGGAGAGCTGGTCGGCCAGAAGATCTCGGTAGACCACGAGGCGCCATTTCCCGCGGGCTTCCTTGACCGCCAGTTGCGTTCCCTCGACCCCGCGCATCAGCACCGGGGCCTTTCCTTGCGGCTCGCGGCGGATCGCCGCGTCGCGCTTCAGTTCGGCCCGTGGCAGGCCCTCGACATAGGATGCGTCGGCCGCCTCGTTGGCCGTCACGATCTTGTCGAGCTTGTCCTGCACCGCTTCGATCTTGACGTTCATCTCCGTGAACGCCTTTTGCTCGGCCGGCGACAAGTCGGCAGGCACCATCAAGTGCCAGATCGTTATCGCGATCAGCATCAGTTCGATCAGCTTGATCGCGCCGACACCCTTGATCTCCTTGTGGACTTGTAACGGTTTTGTGCCGGTCACCTGAGCGATTAGAGCTCGCAACAGGAGACCGACGAGATGATCAAGCATAGCGAAGAGTTCAAGCATGAGGCGGTGCGTATTGCGCTGACCAGCGGGTTGCCGCGCGACCGGGTTGCATCGGATTTGGGGATCGGCAAGTCGACGCTGGGCAAGTGGGTGTCACAGTATCGGCCATCTGATCTGATTTCAGCGCCGCAGGCAGACCTGGCGCGAGAGAATGAACGCCTTCGCCTTGAGAACCGGGTGCTCAGGGAGGAGAGGGAAGTGCTAAAAAAGGCCACGCAGTTCTTCGCGAGCCAAAGGCCGTGAAGTTCGCTTTTGTGCATAGTTGGCGGCACCGTTGGCCCGTTGAACTGCTCTGCCGTGTCATGCTTGTCAGTGAGCGCGGCTATCGTTCCTGGCGCTCGCGGCCGATCAGTCGCCGGGAGCGGACGGACATGAAGGTGCTGGCCCATATCCGGGAACAGTACCGCCTGAGCCTTGGCAGCTACGGTCGTCCGAGGATGACGATGGAGTTGAAGGAGGTCGGGCTCGATATTGGCGAGCGCCGGGTCGGGCGGCTGATGAAGATCAACGGAATCAAGCCAGTGCGCACACGCAGGCACAAGGTCACCACTGATAGCCAGCATCGCCTGGGTGTCGCGGCGAACTGGCTGGACGGCGATTTTGCCGCCGATGCCCCCCACCGTAAATGGGCGGGCGACATCACCTATGTCTGGACGTCAGAAGGCTGGCTCTACCTCGCCGTCATTCTCGACCTGCATAGCCGCCGCGTCGTGGGCTGGGCTGTCAGCGACAGGATGAAGAAGGATCTGGCGATCAGGGCGCTCGATATGGCGGTCCGCCTGCGCCAGCCACCAAAGGGCTGCCTTTTTCACTCCGATCGCGGCAGCCAATATTGCTCCTATGATTATCAGAAGAAGCTGCAGGCCTATGGCCTGCGTCCATCGATGAGCGGCAAGGGAAATTGTTACGACAATGCCTCGGTCGAGACGTTCTTCAAATCCCTGAAGGCGGAACTCATCTGGCGGCAGAGCTGGCCAACACGGAGACAGGCAGAGGCTGCCATCTTCCAGTACATCAACGGGTTCTACAACACCCGCCGCCGGCATTCATATCTGGGCGGCATCAGCCCGCTCGCGTTCGAAGCCAAGGTGGCATAACGAGATAGGTGACCGGCGCAAAACCGTTACAAGTCCAATTTCATCATCGCCGGACCCGCAGCGCTCTATAGCTCGATGTTCTTCTCGCCGTTCGCCGCCAAGGCGGGGCTGTTCAAGCAGCTCCGGTCGCCGGATCGGCAGCGAGCGCTAACCGGAATCCGCAATGCCGCCTGGGATGTCACGTATCTGAGTGATCTGTCACGGAGAGCGATGACGGAGCCTTACGAGACCAAACGGTTCCTGCTGGCAACAGCCGACAGAGCGCTCGCTGAGATCGCGCCGCTCCTCTTTATCGACGCCGAGGACATGGCAGGCTTCGAGACAGCGCTCGCTGCGAGAGTGGAGCCATGGTGGCGAGGTGATGCCGCAGCGGTTGCACGCTTCGCGACCGACGCCATGGCAGAGGCAGAAAGCCGGCCGCCTCCGGAAGGTCCCGAGGGTGTAGACGACTATGTTGGCTATCTCATGGGGCTCGGCGAGCAGAAGATTCTCGGCGGCTAGCGGAAGTCGCGCGGCTTGACCTTGATCCCCTCGGTCTGCCGTCCCGGAACGATGCCCGAGCCTAGCCGCAGATCAGGAATGAAGATGTCGCGCGGCTGCCGGCCGAGCGGCGATTCCGGGTCGCGTGGATCAGGGCGCATCGGGCTTTTGACCACGTCGGCACGGCTTAGCCGGTAGATATCGGCGACATCTGCCCGGTTGCCGACGCTCGCGAGCAGCGGCGACAGGTCTTCGAGCCGCTGCGCGATCACATGGATCACCTCGCCCTCGCGCTGGACCTGACCCCGCACACCCATCATCGACGAACCCAGCACGATGCGTCGATGTTTCTCAAAGACATTCGTCCAGACGACGAGGTTGGCGACATTCGTTTCGTCTTCGAGGGTGATGAACATGACCCCTTTCGCCGAGCCCGGCTTCTGTCTGACCAGCACGATCCCGGCGAGATTGATCCAACGGCCGTCCTTCACGGATTGAAGTTCCTCGCATGTGATTATCTTGCGGCTGCGCAGCTCGTCGCGCAGGAAGGCGAGGGGATGGGCACGTAGCGACAGACCGGACGCGCGATAGTCCTCGACGACTTCAGCGCCGGCGCCCATCGGCGCAAGAATGACCGTCGGTTCGATCGCTTCCTCTCGCAGCTTGCCCTCTCGCTCGTCGGCCGCGGCGAACAGCGGCAGCGCCGCGTTGCCGAGTCCCTTCACGCTCCATAGTCCCTGGCGCCGGGTGCTCCCCAGCGATCCAAATCCGTCGGCCTCGCCGATACGGTCGAGAGCGCCCCGGCCTACGCCCGATCGGCGCTGGATTTCTTCGACGCTCTCAAAGGCTTGATCGGCGCGCGCGGTGACGATGGCTGCGGCGTCCTTATTGGCAAGATCAGTCACCATGCGCAGACCCAGACGCACGGCGAGGTAGCGGCCGCCCGTGGGCTCCAGCGTGCAATCCCAGCGGCTGTGGTTCACGTCGATCGGGCGAACCTCAACCCCGTGCTGCCGCGCGTCGCGCACGATCTGAGCGGGCGCATAGAAGCCCATGGGCTGGGCGTTCAGGAGGGCCGCGCAGAATATGTCGGGGTGATGGCACTTCACCCAACTGCTGGCATAGGCGATCAGCGCGAAGCTCGCTGCGTGGCTTTCAGGGAACCCATAGGAGCCGAATCCCTCAATCTGCTTGAAAGTACGCTCCGCGAAATCCTGATCGTAGCCGCGTGAAACCATGCCATCGATCAGCTTGTCCCGAAAATGGGAGACGCCGCCGGTGAGCTTGAAGGTAGCCATTGCCCGGCGGAGGAGGTCGGCTTCGCTCGCGGTGAAGCCGGCGCACTCGATCGCCACGCGCATCGCCTGCTCCTGGAACAGCGGTACGCCCAAGGTCTTCTCGAGCACCCGTCGGAGCTCTTCGGTGGGGTAGGTAACCTCCTCCTCGCCGTTTCGACGCCGGCGGTAAGGGTGGACCATATCGCCCTGAATCGGTCCCGGGCGGACGATCGCCACCTGAATTACCAAATCATAGAAGGTACGCGGCGCCATCAGCGGAATGGAAGCCATCTGCGCGCGACTCTCGATCTGGAAAACGCCCAAAGTGTCTGCTTTGCGGATCATCGCGTAGGTCGCCGGATCCTCTGCCGGTATCGTGGCGAGATCGAGTTTCACCCCTTTGTCGGCCTCTAGGAATTCAAACGCTCTCCGCATGCACGATAACATGCCGAGGGCTAGGACATCGACCTTCATGAACCCCAATAGGTCGATATCGTCCTTGTCCCACTCGATGACTTGTCGGTCCTCCATTGCCGCTGGCTCGATCGGAACGAGCTCGTCGAGCCGATCGCGGGTGAGCACGAACCCGCCTGGGTGCTGCGATAGATGCCGCGGCGTATTGATGAGCTGCCGCGCCAGCTCCAGCGTCAGCGCGAGCCGCCGATCGCTGAGGTCCATGTTGAGCTCTTCGGCATGCTTTTCCTCGACGCCCTCGCGACTCCAGCTCCAGACCGCACCGGAGAGGCCGGCCGTCATGTCCTCGCTGAGACCCAGCGCCTTGCCGACGTCGCGGACCGCGCCGCGTGCACGATAGCGGGTCACGACCGCCGTCAACGCAGACCGCGTCCGGCCATAGGTCTCATAAATCCACTGGATCACTTCCTCGCGGCGCTCATGCTCGAAATCGACATCGATATCGGGCGGCTCGCGCCGCTCGGCCGAAACGAAGCGCTCGAACAGAAGCTCAGATCGGACAGGATCGATCGACGTGATGCCGAGTACGTAGCAAACCGCGCTGTTCGCCGCTGACCCTCGCCCCTGACAAATGATCTCACGCCGCCGCGCCTCGGCGACGATCGAATGGACCGTCAGAAAATACGGTGCGTATTCCAGATCGGCGATTAGCTTCAATTCGTGCTCGAGCTGGGTACGGACCTTGCCCTCGATTCCTTCAGGATAGCGCTCGGGCGCCTTTTCCCAGGTGAGCCGCTCCAGCTCTTCCTGCGGCGTTCGACCAGGAACGCTGATCTCGTCCGGATATTGGTAGCGCAGCTCTTCAAGACTGAACGTGCAGCGTTTTGCTACCTCCAGTGTGCGCGAGACCGGGGTGGCGTCGTTGAGATAACGGCGGAAGAGCCGGTCCATTTCCTCGCCGGTCTTCAGGTGGCGGTCTGCAAATCGTTCGCGCCGATCGCCAAGCTCGTCGATCGTGCATCGCTCTCGGACGCAGGTCACGACATCCTGCAGCATCCGCCGATCTGGCGAATGGTAGAGAACATCATTGGTGGCGACGGTCGGCACGCGGGCGGCGGCCGCCATGTTCGCGAGATCGCGCAGTCGGATCGCGTCCTTCGGCCGGCGGCGAATGGATAGCGCTAGATATAGGCGATCACGGAAGATCCTCCTGGCGCGCGAGAGCGCCCCTTCGGCCACCGTATCCGCGCGGTCCGGAACAAGGATCGCAATGAGACCCTCATGCCACTGCTCGAGGTCGGGCCAGTCAAGGTGGCAGGCACCCTTTCCAGCGCGCTCTTTGCCGATGCTCAGCAAGCGGCACATATGCCCATAGGCGGCGCGATCAGTCGGGTAGACGAGAAAGGCCGTGCCATCCACGAGATCCAGGCGGCAACCGATGATCGAACGTACGCCTGTCGTCTTCTCGGCGTCCCAAGCCCGCACGACGCCCGCCACGGAACTGCGATCGACGATACCGAGCGCGGGCAGTCCCAGCAGAGCCGCGGCAGCAAACAGCTCTTCGGGCGATGACGCGCCGCGCAGGAAGCTGAAATGCGTCGTGACCTGCAGCTCGACATAGCGGGCATCGCTTGTCATGCGAATGCGCCATGGATGAACCAGCGCATGTTGCCGGTGGCATGGCTGGTCCCGTCGCCTAAGCGAAACAGCCAGTAGCGGCCACCCGTTTGGGTCTCGACCTGATAATAGTCGCGGACAGTGAGGGCCTTTTCAGCTTCAATCCCGCTCTCACGCCACCATTCGCCATGGAGGCGTTCCGGGCCGTCCCCCTGGGTCACACGGTATCGTTTGCGCCGCCAGATGAACATGCGCGGAGCATCGTCCGGCAGAAGCGCAATCACTTCGATCGGCTCGGGCCGATGCAGCAACCGAGCGGGGCGGGGCAGGGCATCATCCCATCCCGCATCGGTGATTTTGCTCAGGGCCGGCAGCATGGTCGTGGAGCGCTCTGGCATCGCGCTCGCTTGTGGACTGACCCGGTGAAGGCTGCGTTGGCCGAACCGATTGGCTAGAGCATCGACCAGAGCCGCGAGGTCTGGACCCTGACGCCCGAGGCTATCGAGCCCTTCGCCCTGTGTTGAACCCAGAGCTTCGACGAGCGGGGTGACCAACGTCATGGCTTCGATGCCTTCGCCCGGCTCGATCGTCTCGATTTTGGCGCAGAGCAGCTTGGCGAGATGACGCGCATCACGAGACGCGGCGGCTGTTCCGACCCGGACCGCCTGATTGTGTCCGTCGACCCTATGGAAATAGCAATCGAGCCGGCGTGCGCCCTTGCCGATGTGGCTGAGCTGGTCGACGACATCGGACACGAGGTCGCCAATTACCAAGGCGAAGGCTTCCGGTGTCGCGATAGGCTCCATGAAACCCCGCCGAGCCTTTGGAAGGTGTTCGGGGAAGA encodes:
- a CDS encoding single-stranded DNA-binding protein; this encodes MNNVNLAGRVAKDPETRGSVTTLIVATDRVKLKDGKTYVDEGTGYTAKETEFHKVTCFNGLARSGASRKKGDVVAISGSLHYSSWEDREGITRYGCEIRADKIDFF
- a CDS encoding IS3 family transposase (programmed frameshift) → MIKHSEEFKHEAVRIALTSGLPRDRVASDLGIGKSTLGKWVSQYRPSDLISAPQADLARENERLRLENRVLREEREVPKKGHAVLREPKAVKFAFVHSWRHRWPVELLCRVMLVSERGYRSWRSRPISRRERTDMKVLAHIREQYRLSLGSYGRPRMTMELKEVGLDIGERRVGRLMKINGIKPVRTRRHKVTTDSQHRLGVAANWLDGDFAADAPHRKWAGDITYVWTSEGWLYLAVILDLHSRRVVGWAVSDRMKKDLAIRALDMAVRLRQPPKGCLFHSDRGSQYCSYDYQKKLQAYGLRPSMSGKGNCYDNASVETFFKSLKAELIWRQSWPTRRQAEAAIFQYINGFYNTRRRHSYLGGISPLAFEAKVA
- a CDS encoding error-prone DNA polymerase, producing the protein MTSDARYVELQVTTHFSFLRGASSPEELFAAAALLGLPALGIVDRSSVAGVVRAWDAEKTTGVRSIIGCRLDLVDGTAFLVYPTDRAAYGHMCRLLSIGKERAGKGACHLDWPDLEQWHEGLIAILVPDRADTVAEGALSRARRIFRDRLYLALSIRRRPKDAIRLRDLANMAAAARVPTVATNDVLYHSPDRRMLQDVVTCVRERCTIDELGDRRERFADRHLKTGEEMDRLFRRYLNDATPVSRTLEVAKRCTFSLEELRYQYPDEISVPGRTPQEELERLTWEKAPERYPEGIEGKVRTQLEHELKLIADLEYAPYFLTVHSIVAEARRREIICQGRGSAANSAVCYVLGITSIDPVRSELLFERFVSAERREPPDIDVDFEHERREEVIQWIYETYGRTRSALTAVVTRYRARGAVRDVGKALGLSEDMTAGLSGAVWSWSREGVEEKHAEELNMDLSDRRLALTLELARQLINTPRHLSQHPGGFVLTRDRLDELVPIEPAAMEDRQVIEWDKDDIDLLGFMKVDVLALGMLSCMRRAFEFLEADKGVKLDLATIPAEDPATYAMIRKADTLGVFQIESRAQMASIPLMAPRTFYDLVIQVAIVRPGPIQGDMVHPYRRRRNGEEEVTYPTEELRRVLEKTLGVPLFQEQAMRVAIECAGFTASEADLLRRAMATFKLTGGVSHFRDKLIDGMVSRGYDQDFAERTFKQIEGFGSYGFPESHAASFALIAYASSWVKCHHPDIFCAALLNAQPMGFYAPAQIVRDARQHGVEVRPIDVNHSRWDCTLEPTGGRYLAVRLGLRMVTDLANKDAAAIVTARADQAFESVEEIQRRSGVGRGALDRIGEADGFGSLGSTRRQGLWSVKGLGNAALPLFAAADEREGKLREEAIEPTVILAPMGAGAEVVEDYRASGLSLRAHPLAFLRDELRSRKIITCEELQSVKDGRWINLAGIVLVRQKPGSAKGVMFITLEDETNVANLVVWTNVFEKHRRIVLGSSMMGVRGQVQREGEVIHVIAQRLEDLSPLLASVGNRADVADIYRLSRADVVKSPMRPDPRDPESPLGRQPRDIFIPDLRLGSGIVPGRQTEGIKVKPRDFR
- a CDS encoding DUF6504 family protein, yielding MQRVVSLFLPHWSTDRLRRKNANSSPERHDTIACDAPLVTAIPDHGRRVIAAIDAGARALGIKPGMTVTKARSLAPELRVVDAEPDADLEGLRRLALWAGRRYSPFVSPDAPDGLWLDITGCASLFGTEKALLKDLHRRIAASGLSVQIAVADTAGCAHAVARHVPAGRPVTIEPGDHRKAIAILPISALRLPGGDVEALRKLGFERIEQLIDAPRPPLAKRFGRELHRRLDQALGTLHEPIDPIFPEHLPKARRGFMEPIATPEAFALVIGDLVSDVVDQLSHIGKGARRLDCYFHRVDGHNQAVRVGTAAASRDARHLAKLLCAKIETIEPGEGIEAMTLVTPLVEALGSTQGEGLDSLGRQGPDLAALVDALANRFGQRSLHRVSPQASAMPERSTTMLPALSKITDAGWDDALPRPARLLHRPEPIEVIALLPDDAPRMFIWRRKRYRVTQGDGPERLHGEWWRESGIEAEKALTVRDYYQVETQTGGRYWLFRLGDGTSHATGNMRWFIHGAFA